The segment TCTGATATTTCACTTGCAGCCGCTTCTAATGCGATTGTTATCGGCTTCAATGTACGTCCAGATGCAAATGCCAAACGTGCAGCAGAAGAAGAAGGCGTAGATATTCGTTTACACCGCATTATTTATAAAGTAATCGAAGAAATCGAACAAGCGATGAAAGGTATGCTTGATCCTGAGTTTGAAGAAAAAATTATCGGTCAAGCGGAAGTTCGCCAAACAATTAAAGTATCAAAAGTTGGTACGATTGCGGGTTCATATGTAACAGAAGGAAAAGTAACACGTGATTCTGGTGTACGTGTAATCCGTGATAATGTTGTTATTTTCGAAGGTGAATTAGATACACTAAAACGCTTTAAAGATGAAGTAAAAGAAGTAGCAAAAGGATACGAATGTGGTATTACCATTACAAACTTCAACGATATTAAAGAAGGCGACATTATTGAAGCCTATATTATGGAAGAAGTTAAACGCGTATAATGATTGTTTATGCAGAGGTTGAATTTATCATTCAAACTGCCCATTCGTTAAAGGAAAAACGAGCTGTCCTACAGCGTATGCTTACTCGCACAAAGCAAAAATTTAATGTTTCCATTGCGGAAATTGACCATCAAAATGTATGGCAGCGCACAAAGTTAGCACTTGTTGCTGTTTCTTCATCGAAAGAGGCGGCTGAACGAGAAATTAATCATGCGCTCCACTACTTAGAGTCAAATCCGTCATGGGAACAGCTAAATGTCTGGCGAGATTATTTATAAGGTATAGTAGATAGTTGTGGTAGCAATCAAAGAATGAATATACAACTATCTGTACATCGAAATAGAGGTGACAAATTATGTCTCTACGTTCAAACCGTGTTGCCGAGCAAATGAAAAAGGAGCTTGGTGATATTCTTGGCCGTAAAATCAAAGACCCACGTGTTGGCTTTGTGACTGTTACAGGTGTTGAAGTAACAGGTGATTTACAGCAAGCAACAATTTATATAACATCTTTAGGCAATGAACGTGAACGTGAGGAAACACTGAAAGCTTTAGTGAAAGCCTCTGGTTTTATTCGCTCAGAAATTGGTTCACGCATTCGTCTACGACGTACACCAGAATTAATCTTTGAATTTGATTCATCGATTGAATATGGTAATCGTATTGATTCATTGTTAAGAGATTTACACAAAGAATAAGCTGATTAAAAGTCTGCCACATGCATCGTCATGCAGGCAGACTTTTTCTTGTAAAGAAAGCGATGGGGAGGAGCTATATGAACGGTATTTTACCGCTTTGGAAAGAAAGAGGCATGACGAGCCATGATTGTGTCTTTAAATTACGCAAAATTTTGCGGACAAAAAAAGTTGGGCATACAGGTACACTTGATCCAGGTGTTGAGGGCGTACTACCAATTTGTATTGGCCAAGCAACTCGAATAGCAGAATATTTAACGGACGCAGGGAAAACCTATGAAGCAATTATTTCAATCGGTCGTACCACGACAACCGAGGATGCAGAAGGTGAAACTGTTGAAGAAAATCTTACGATAAAAAAATTTTCTCGTGAACAGTTGCTAGAGGTTTTAGCTTCATTAACTGGAGTTATTGAACAAACACCACCCATGTTTTCAGCAGTAAAAGTAAATGGGAAGCGCCTCTATGAATATGCGCGAAAAGGCGAAAGTGTTGAAAGACCAACCCGCCAAGTCACAATTTATGATTTAGAGCTTCTTGATGAGCTAGCACAATATGAGGGGCAAGAGATTACATTTCCTGTCCGTATCGCTTGCAGTAAAGGGACCTATATACGAACATTAGCTGTACAAATTGGTGAGGCGCTTGGCTATCCAGCACATATGAAGGAACTCGTACGAACTGCCTCAGGTACCTTTACACAGGATAACTGTTTTACATTAGCACAGGTTGCTGAGCTAATGGAGGCTGAGCAAGGGGCTACCTGTATTTTACCTGTCGAGTATGCATTAGCAGACTATCCATATATTGAGATTACGAACGCCAATGAAAAAGAAATTTTCAATGGACAAGTGCTTCCAGCAGATGCATTATTAAAGAGTCATGATAAAATTGTGTTTGGAATCAATGGAAAGGCAGTTGCGGTTTATCAAGCTCATCCGACAAAGGAAGGGCTGATGAAACCACACAAGATGTTTCCGATGATAGAGTAGGAGGATTTTTGCATGGAGGTCATTCATTTAAAATACCCTCATCAATTACAACAGCGAGAAAGCAAGCAACCATATTCATTAGCACTAGGCTTTTTCGATGGTGTACATAGAGGGCATCAAGCAGTGATTAAGACAGCGAAGGAAGAGGGGGACAAGCGGCACATTCCAACTGCGGTAATGACATTCGATCCACATCCTTCACTAGTCCTTGGTGGACGTAATGAAAAGGTTTTCTATATTACACTTTTACAGCAGAAATTACAGCTTTTCAAGGAGCTAGGTGTGAATGCCGTATTTGTTGTTCATTTTACATCTGACTTTGCCAAGCTTTCACCCGCTGCATTTATTGATACATTTATTCGCGAATTAAATATTCAGCATGTGACAGCTGGATTTGATTTTTCTTTTGGCGCATTTGGAAAAGGTACAATGGAGGATATGCGCGCATTAAGTAATGGCGATTACGGTGTAACGATTGTTGATAAAAAAACAGATGATATTGAAAAAATTAGCTCTACTCGTATTCGTAAGCTTTTACAGGAAGGCGAGATGGAAGCTGCAAGAACATTATTAGGAAGACCATTTGAAATTAGTGGTATTGTTGTGCATGGCGATAAGCGTGGGCGTACAATAGGCTTCCCAACCGCAAATATTCAAGCATTGGAAGGAACGTATATTCCAGCAAGTGGTGTCTATGCGGTGCGTTTGCTTGTGCAAAATAATTGGTATGATGCTGTTTGTAATGTAGGCTATAAACCTACTTTCAAAGACCCAAGCAATAAGCAGCTCTCCATTGAAGTCCATATTTTAAACTTTGATAAAAATATCTATGGTGAGGAAGTTCATGTCACGTGGTATAAACGTATTCGCAGTGAACGAAAATTTGATGGCATTGAAGCATTAAAAACCCAAATCGAAAAGGATAAACAAGAAACTATTCGCTATTTTAATGAGCTTCAATAGCTTGTTCCATTCGCTAAGTCAGTGTTTTTACTTGCTTGACCAATTGTTTTATGGTAACATTCATAAGTGCATAAATGCTTAACCTTAGCTCGGTATATCGATGACTCCAACGTTTACTGTGCTAATGGGGATACATTATTATTTAGGAGGTCCATATAAATGGCTATTTCAAAAGAACGTAAAAACGAAATTATCGCTGAGTATCGCACTCACGAAAGTGACACTGGTTCACCAGAAGTACAAGTTGCAGTATTAACAGCAGAAATCAATGCTTTAAACACTCACTTACGTACACACAAAAAAGATTTCCACTCTGAGCGTGGTCTTCTTAAAATGGTAGGTCGTCGTCGTCACTTATTAAAATATCTTCGTGAAACTGACGTACAACGCTACCGTGAATTAATCAACCGTTTAGGCTTACGTCGCTAATTAATAGCAAGATTTAAGACTATAGACATGTTTACATGTCTATAGTCTTTTTTTATCTTGCGTCTTTGTTCATCAGAAAGTCACAACTTTTTTACACAACCATGAACGATCGCTAAAAAAGATTTATACGAAATACAACGGTGATATATTTTAATCACATCGTATTGTTTAGACAAAAGTCATGCGACGATTGATCTAAAACAATGATTGAGTATAAAAGAAGTTGCTTTCAATAACATTGTCAAGAGAAAAGGGTGAGTTGTATGTTTAATAAACTGTTACGAGAAAACACAATTGTTGCTGGCGTATTAACAGTTATTCGTATTTACTTAGGATGGCATTGGCTAACAGCAGGGTGGGGAAAGGTAGTCAATGATTTTGATGCAACTGGCTTTTTGATAAATGCGGTGGAAAATCCCGTAACAAGTGGTAGCAGTGGCGAATTAATGTATCCGTTATATGTAAAATTTATTGAGGCATTTGCTGTACCTAATGCACAGCTTATTAATATTTTAATTCCTTGGGGAGAGGTTTTAGTAGGGCTAGGGCTGATTCTTGGCTGTTTAACAACATATGCAGCATTTTTCGGCATGGTTATGAACTTTGCATTTTTACTAGCAGGCACAATATCCAGTAATCCTTGGGATATTTTATTAGCTATCTTTATTGCAGCTGCAGGCTATAATGCAGGTAAATTTGGACTAGACCGCTTCGTGATACCATTATTTAGAGAAGAACTAAAAATAGCAAATATAAATGACACTTCAACAAAAGCTATCTCTAAAAATACATAGCATAGCTCAACTCAAACCCCTCTGTCAAAATAATGACAGGGGGATTTTTATCG is part of the Lysinibacillus sp. FSL K6-0232 genome and harbors:
- a CDS encoding DUF503 domain-containing protein, whose protein sequence is MIVYAEVEFIIQTAHSLKEKRAVLQRMLTRTKQKFNVSIAEIDHQNVWQRTKLALVAVSSSKEAAEREINHALHYLESNPSWEQLNVWRDYL
- the rbfA gene encoding 30S ribosome-binding factor RbfA, which encodes MSLRSNRVAEQMKKELGDILGRKIKDPRVGFVTVTGVEVTGDLQQATIYITSLGNEREREETLKALVKASGFIRSEIGSRIRLRRTPELIFEFDSSIEYGNRIDSLLRDLHKE
- the truB gene encoding tRNA pseudouridine(55) synthase TruB — protein: MNGILPLWKERGMTSHDCVFKLRKILRTKKVGHTGTLDPGVEGVLPICIGQATRIAEYLTDAGKTYEAIISIGRTTTTEDAEGETVEENLTIKKFSREQLLEVLASLTGVIEQTPPMFSAVKVNGKRLYEYARKGESVERPTRQVTIYDLELLDELAQYEGQEITFPVRIACSKGTYIRTLAVQIGEALGYPAHMKELVRTASGTFTQDNCFTLAQVAELMEAEQGATCILPVEYALADYPYIEITNANEKEIFNGQVLPADALLKSHDKIVFGINGKAVAVYQAHPTKEGLMKPHKMFPMIE
- the ribF gene encoding riboflavin biosynthesis protein RibF; translated protein: MEVIHLKYPHQLQQRESKQPYSLALGFFDGVHRGHQAVIKTAKEEGDKRHIPTAVMTFDPHPSLVLGGRNEKVFYITLLQQKLQLFKELGVNAVFVVHFTSDFAKLSPAAFIDTFIRELNIQHVTAGFDFSFGAFGKGTMEDMRALSNGDYGVTIVDKKTDDIEKISSTRIRKLLQEGEMEAARTLLGRPFEISGIVVHGDKRGRTIGFPTANIQALEGTYIPASGVYAVRLLVQNNWYDAVCNVGYKPTFKDPSNKQLSIEVHILNFDKNIYGEEVHVTWYKRIRSERKFDGIEALKTQIEKDKQETIRYFNELQ
- the rpsO gene encoding 30S ribosomal protein S15 gives rise to the protein MAISKERKNEIIAEYRTHESDTGSPEVQVAVLTAEINALNTHLRTHKKDFHSERGLLKMVGRRRHLLKYLRETDVQRYRELINRLGLRR
- a CDS encoding DoxX family protein, encoding MFNKLLRENTIVAGVLTVIRIYLGWHWLTAGWGKVVNDFDATGFLINAVENPVTSGSSGELMYPLYVKFIEAFAVPNAQLINILIPWGEVLVGLGLILGCLTTYAAFFGMVMNFAFLLAGTISSNPWDILLAIFIAAAGYNAGKFGLDRFVIPLFREELKIANINDTSTKAISKNT